A genomic region of Candidatus Paceibacterota bacterium contains the following coding sequences:
- a CDS encoding type II secretion system F family protein, translating to MKFKFKAIKQNGERYEGTRDSADKFTLYADLKSDGDTLVTAQGISKNSIFLEKVLGSFGSVPTLQRIIFAKNLGAMVGAGLPLARALAVLEKQIKNPKLRNITISIGLDIKKGKTLSESLKTYPDTFSGLFISMVKAGEESGKLAESLNIVANQMDGMYKLKSKIKGAMIYPTVIISIMIIIGALMLIFVVPSITATFKDMKSELPLLTRILISASDFLKNNIIISFFIIIIIGIFGYIFSISKKGKRVIDGLLLRIPFIGELVRETNAARVARTLSSLLSSGVPFADSILIVGDVVQNSYFKDILTEAKIKVEKGEMISSVFLANTKVCPIFVGEMMSVGEETGRLPAMLTEVASFYEDSVDQKTKDMSTIIEPILMVIIGVAVGFFALAMITPIYSVMDSI from the coding sequence ATGAAATTTAAATTTAAAGCAATTAAACAAAATGGAGAAAGATATGAGGGAACGCGAGATTCAGCAGACAAATTTACCTTATACGCAGATCTCAAGTCTGATGGTGATACTTTAGTCACGGCACAAGGAATCAGTAAGAATAGTATTTTTCTTGAAAAAGTCCTCGGTTCTTTTGGTAGTGTACCTACACTTCAACGTATAATTTTTGCGAAGAACTTGGGCGCAATGGTAGGGGCGGGGTTACCACTTGCTCGTGCCCTTGCTGTTTTGGAAAAACAAATTAAGAATCCCAAACTCAGAAATATTACTATCTCTATCGGCCTTGATATAAAGAAAGGTAAAACTCTCAGTGAGTCATTAAAGACATACCCAGACACATTCTCTGGGCTCTTTATCTCTATGGTTAAAGCAGGCGAAGAGAGTGGAAAGTTGGCTGAATCTCTCAATATTGTGGCGAATCAAATGGACGGAATGTATAAATTGAAGAGCAAAATCAAGGGAGCAATGATATATCCAACCGTTATTATCTCAATCATGATTATAATCGGTGCCCTGATGCTTATCTTTGTAGTGCCTAGTATAACAGCGACTTTTAAAGACATGAAGTCAGAACTTCCTCTTTTGACTAGAATTCTTATCTCTGCTAGCGATTTCTTGAAAAACAATATAATTATTTCATTCTTTATAATAATTATAATAGGTATATTTGGTTATATTTTCTCAATTTCAAAGAAAGGGAAGAGAGTAATAGACGGATTATTATTGAGAATTCCTTTTATCGGTGAGCTTGTAAGAGAAACAAACGCCGCAAGAGTCGCAAGGACGCTTTCATCGCTTCTTTCATCCGGCGTACCCTTTGCCGATTCAATACTTATAGTTGGTGATGTGGTACAGAATTCGTACTTTAAGGATATTTTAACAGAGGCAAAGATAAAAGTAGAAAAAGGAGAAATGATTTCAAGTGTATTTTTAGCCAATACAAAAGTCTGTCCCATTTTCGTGGGAGAAATGATGAGTGTTGGAGAGGAGACGGGGCGATTACCAGCGATGCTTACAGAGGTTGCATCATTTTATGAAGATTCTGTGGATCAAAAGACCAAAGATATGTCGACAATAATAGAACCAATCCTTATGGTAATAATCGGTGTTGCTGTCGGCTTCTTTGCACTTGCTATGATCACTCCGATCTACTCCGTTATGGACTCAATATAA